The proteins below come from a single Papaver somniferum cultivar HN1 chromosome 11, ASM357369v1, whole genome shotgun sequence genomic window:
- the LOC113320561 gene encoding uncharacterized protein LOC113320561 — protein MHRRRRHHSGSANRPTHDQQLEAEQIQSLIDQRIKEHLGGAGSQQVGAAFNQHLDSYPQRPCLPVMLPTGMPAYGSQMPEAEQTQSMITLIDRRIKDHLGAAGFQPAVIPGYGGQPLSPPPTVPGGTTHTSNAPPNPGAMSQGNPTTLVSGAVDGYNSNEDASVLQRPTQGGSTTSSCLLNNERESSYLAEYVREAKNLAKGTTVRFGSWNVGSLTGKLREVVDTAARSGVNILCVQETRWGRLDEVEVEDTGFRIWNRGGEKPNGVGILVDKSLKNRIFGVTRKTGIILVKLIVSHMVLNVISASAPQVYVSEDAKQKFWEDLNGLVRGVPSSERLIIGGDFHGHVGRSREGFHRVHGGFGYGDKNQEGEEILNFALANDLMVANTFFKKKESHIVTFINGEYSSQINFFLARRGDRKECKECKVIPEGCVVSQHQLLVSDFVFGAKTTWTKWWKLAEDAPRVFKDKTKAEGVTKIKDRTVAGVTKIKYRTMTEGVTKTRRKKNGRSMKDRRGNQPWKAGGDWRQKVAVESLGVTTKWTRK, from the exons ATGCATCG ACGCCGTCGTCACCATTCCGGTTCG GCAAATAGGCCTACACATGATCAACAATTAGAAGCGGAACAAATCCAAAGTTTGATTGATCAAAGGATCAAAGAGCATCTTGGTGGTGCAGGATCCCAACAAGTTGGTGCTGCTTTCAACCAGCATCTTGACTCTTACCCACAGAGACCTTGTCTTCCAGTCATGCTTCCAACTGGTATGCCTGCATATGGATCACAAATGCCCGAAGCCGAACAAACCCAAAGTATGATAACTTTGATTGATCGGAGGATCAAAGATCATCTTGGTGCTGCAGGATTCCAACCAGCTGTTATTCCAG GTTACGGTGGTCAGCCATTGAGTCCTCCACCAACTGTGCCTGGGGGAACAACCCATACTTCAAATGCCCCCCCTAATCCAGGAGCTATGTCTCAAGGAAATCCAACAACGCTTGTAAGTGGGGCAGTTGATGGATATAACAGTAACGAAGATGCCTCGGTTTTACAGAGACCAACTCAAGGTGGTAGTACCACCTCTTCATGTCTTCTTAACAATGAGCGAGAGTCTTCGTACCTCGCTGAATATGTGCGAGAAGCAAAGAACCTAGCCAAGGGAACTACTGTTCGTTTCGGTAGCTGGAATGTAGGGTCCTTAACAGGAAAGTTAAGAGAGGTAGTTGATACTGCGGCTAGAAGTGGTGTAAATATCTTATGCGTTCAGGAGACTAGATGGGGACGCCTGGATGAGGTGGAGGTGGAAGACACAGGCTTTAGGATATGGAACAGAGGAGGAGAAAAACCAAACGGAGTAGGCATCTTAGTTGACAAGAGCCTTAAGAACAGAATCTTTGGCGTTACAAGAAAAACTGGGATCATCCTAGTCAAGCTCATAGTTAGTCATATGGTTTTGAATGTCATAAGTGCGTCTGCCCCACAAGTATATGTAAGTGAGGACGCCAAGCAGAAGTTCTGGGAAGATCTGAATGGCCTGGTCAGAGGTGTGCCTAGTAGTGAGAGGCTTATCATTGGAGGAGACTTCCACGGTCACGTTGGCAGAAGTAGGGAGGGGTTTCACAGGGTGCATGGAGGGTTTGGGTATGGTGATAAAAaccaagaaggagaagaaatcttgaatttCGCTTTAGCCAATGACCTCATGGTAGCTAACACCTTCTTTAAAAAGAAAGAATCCCATATTGTTACCTTTATAAATGGTGAGTACTCTAGCCAGATCAACTTTTTTCTTGCTAGGAGAGGGGATAGAAAGGAGTGCAAGGAATGTAAGGTTATACCTGAAGGATGTGTTGTCTCACAACATCAGCTCTTGGTATCCGATTTTGTCTTTGGCGCCAAAACTACATGGACCAAGTGGTGGAAGCTCGCAGAAGATGCCCCACGGGTATTTAAGGATAAGACGAAGGCTGAAGGAGTTACCAAAATTAAAGATAGGACTGTGGCAGGAGTTACCAAAATTAAATATAGGACGATGACAGAAGGAGTTACCAAAACAAGGAGAAAAAAGAATGGCAGGAGTATGAAGGATAGGAGAGGCAACCAGCCATGGAAAGCAGGTGGCGACTGGCGTCAGAAGGTGGCTGTGGAGTCGCTTGGAGTGACGACGAAATGGACGCGAAAGTAA